Below is a window of Mucilaginibacter ginkgonis DNA.
TAGCCGGGATACCGTATTTATAAACCAGCCTTAAACCGTTTCGCAAATTAGTGGTAGTATGCCTTGCGTGCGGTTCCATGATCACAGCCTTGGCCGGAATATCCAGTTCATTAACCAAAAACCTTTTCATCTCTTCGGCTTCGCAATACTTGGTTTTAAAAGGATGTGCCTTCCCTCCCGATACCATGATAAACGGCGCTACGCCTAAACGATATTGTTTTGCGGCAAGACGGCACCGTAACATACCTTCGCCGCTAAGCGCGGTAACTAAATCGCCGGGGCCGGCTCCCGGTACCATAATGTGAGTATAGGGATAATTAGCCCACTTAACAGTTTTTATAAGATCTACAGCAAGTTTGTTAACGGTAGATTCCATAGGCTCGTAGTTTGCCGGGTCTGCCCGTTGGTTTATCTGCAAATAAGTAAGCGCAGCCTGTAATGCCGGTTCAAAGAATAGTGCATCCGGTTGGATCTCATTTTCTAAAATTGCCGAAGCATCATATATCAGGTTTACATAACCTTTTGATTTTACATTATAACTAATGGAATCTATTGTTGGGTAATTGGGCTTTTTACCTTCTGCATAAACAGCAATGGTATAATTTACCGCACCTGCATCCTCCTCCCAGGCTTTCATTAATAATTCGCTGCCATTTAAATGATACATGCTATAACAACCTGAAGGCACTAGTTTATTCTTTACCATTAACCCTAAAGCGTTATTAGATTGGTACAACGTTTTTAATCTAAGGCCAACCTGCTGAATTTCGCCTTCTGTAAATTTCAAAGCTTCCGGATAGCAGGCCGCATCTTTACAATCTTTAACAGAACTTTTTAGGTCGGCTATTTTTTGCTTAGCGAATCTTGATAAAAGTGTGTCGCTTTTTAATAGTTGGCTAACATTTTTATCCTGCTCAAATAAGGTTAGTAAGTAATAGTTTTTCGATTGTATCCAAAAATTGGTGTGCTGCTTTCCCGGCTGTGGAGGTATAGGCTTCTGCGCGAAAGCGGTTGCAGACATAAAAATTGCCAATATAACTATTAGCGAATGTTTCATAAGTAGTAGTAAAATCGATGCAAAATGCTTTTTTAGGAAATATAATGTATGTAACAAATTAGTTGGAATGAGATTACAACAAGCACTTGAGCCGATAAAGTTTTTCAAATTAAATTTTGAAATGCTAATATTATTAGCATAACTTTGATGTGTGATTGTAGACGATTTTTTTGTCGATGTGCAACTGGCACAAGGTTTAACCCGCATACAGGTTGAAGAAGCAACACCTTATGAACAGGCGGTGCTTAACATCCTGCTCTTCACCATTGACTTCTATAACGGCAAAAGCTTTACTACACTTACCCTGCAATTAGAAAACGGCAACTGGCACCTGCATGATAACCGTTTTACTGATGATACAGACCAGCTGCACTTTCATGAGTTTTGGGAAGATTATAACTGCCCTTTAACCCGCCATGAAATTAGCACTATCGGCGCGGCCATATCAAACTATATGGTAGTTCAGCTGGTGTCGCGCATGAGTTTATTTGTTGCCTCTTTACCTAACCCTGCTGTAAACTAAATGACAAGCTATGGTTGCCGCAAAACAACAGATCATCCAGCAGTTGCAAAAGGATATCCTGCGTTTACAGGGGATCCGCACTTTCGATAATGGTTCCAGGCAAACTTTTGGATTGGGTGATGTTGAACAAGCTTTCCCGGGTGGAGTAATTCCTACAGGTACTGTTCATGAATTTCTATGTTTTGAAGCCGAGCATAAAGCAGCTACCGGTGGTTTTATAAGCGGGTTATTAAGCACCCTGATGCATAACAACGGTGTATGCATTTGGGTAAGCAGTTCACGGATGCTGTTCCCAATGGGTTTGAGTATATTTAATATCGCACCCCACCACGTGATCTTTATTGATGTAAAGCGCGAAAAAGATATCCTCTGGGCAACAGAAGAAGCGCTTAAATGCGATGGACTGGCTGCCGTAGTTACCGAGTTGAAAGAGATGAGCTTCACCCAGTCGAGGCGGTTACAATTGGCAGTTGAGCAAAGTAAAGTTACGGGCTTTATTTTACGAAATGATCCTTTAAAGCTCACTACATCTGCATGCGCGGCACGGTGGCAGATCACCTCATTACCAAGTGAATTGGAAGGCGACATGCCGGGTGTAGGCTTCCCCCGCTGGAATGTCGAATTGTTAAAAGTGCGTAACGGAAACCCCGGCGCATGGCAGGTTGAGTGGCGTGGCGGTAAATTTACAGCAATAGCACAACAAGCTACTTCCGAAGAAATCCATACATATACCAGAAAGGCAGGCTGATATGGCACAGCGTTTTGTTGTGATATGGTTTCATCACTTGTTGACCGATTGGCTGATACTCAAGAAGCCCGGAATGCGCGAGGTGCCATTTATATTTACAGCGGCCGAACATAACCGCATAATTGTTATTGCTGCTAATCAAGAGGCCGAATCGCAAGGCATATTTAAAGGGATTTTCGCTGCCGATGCCAAAGCTATTGTCCCCGATCTGCAGGTATTTGACCACAAACCCGGCCGTGATGCCAGTCTTCTAAAAACCATGGCCGAATGGTGCATCCGCTTCTCACCCATTGTTGCTGTTGACAGGGATAACCATAGCCTGATATTTGATATAACCGGTTGCGCACATCTGCTGGGCAGCGAAGAGGCTTACATGAATAAGATCGCTAATAGCTTACACTTTAAAGGTTTCCGCATACGGGCCGCAATGGCCGATACTATAGGTGCTGCATGGGCTGTGGCGCACTTTGGCAAAAACGGGACTATCGTCCCAAGCGATGAACAAGCAAATGCATTACTGCAGCTCCC
It encodes the following:
- a CDS encoding YdcF family protein: MKHSLIVILAIFMSATAFAQKPIPPQPGKQHTNFWIQSKNYYLLTLFEQDKNVSQLLKSDTLLSRFAKQKIADLKSSVKDCKDAACYPEALKFTEGEIQQVGLRLKTLYQSNNALGLMVKNKLVPSGCYSMYHLNGSELLMKAWEEDAGAVNYTIAVYAEGKKPNYPTIDSISYNVKSKGYVNLIYDASAILENEIQPDALFFEPALQAALTYLQINQRADPANYEPMESTVNKLAVDLIKTVKWANYPYTHIMVPGAGPGDLVTALSGEGMLRCRLAAKQYRLGVAPFIMVSGGKAHPFKTKYCEAEEMKRFLVNELDIPAKAVIMEPHARHTTTNLRNGLRLVYKYGIPANKPGLIITDKSQTDYIMTMDGRSRKELGYVPYKLGKRLADTEVEYYAVPEVKQIDPDEPLDPR
- a CDS encoding ImuA family protein, with the protein product MVAAKQQIIQQLQKDILRLQGIRTFDNGSRQTFGLGDVEQAFPGGVIPTGTVHEFLCFEAEHKAATGGFISGLLSTLMHNNGVCIWVSSSRMLFPMGLSIFNIAPHHVIFIDVKREKDILWATEEALKCDGLAAVVTELKEMSFTQSRRLQLAVEQSKVTGFILRNDPLKLTTSACAARWQITSLPSELEGDMPGVGFPRWNVELLKVRNGNPGAWQVEWRGGKFTAIAQQATSEEIHTYTRKAG